A region of Deinococcus rubellus DNA encodes the following proteins:
- a CDS encoding ABC transporter substrate-binding protein — MNRYKTKAVFKPLLLTALLAASASLSAQATTLVFGNNGEPVSLESGNITDGISILVQHQIYDTLVHFKDGTTTTIPGLATSWKANADATSWTFNLRKGVKFQDGTPFNADAVVFNWQRFFDPKNQYGYRDQGRTYEIVGQLLGGFKGEKGAVIKDIVKVDDSTVRFDLNMPSSVLPDVVGAGYFGIASPAAIKKDGGKYGTPNSTPVGTGPFSFVSWKTGDRVTLKANTAYWGAKPKVDTLVIRSIKDASQRLNELKAGTIDFTADLSPDSLKDVTSDKTLAAVKKPSFNVGFLSLNNANQYLKNDKVRQAISMAINKKAIVDAFWNGLGVSNTSFLPPVLSWANSKNVPADYKYDPAAAKKMLADAGYANGISLDLWYMPVSRPYFPNPKPIAEAMAADLSAIGIKVNLKTEDWAKYLEDRNKEPGFDMYMIGWTGDYGDPDNFYAAYYGPNAADDINFKSPELNTLLDQGRAAVGQAAKAKIYSQIQDITYKANYRLPIVHSQPLAARRTYVQGWVPSPLGSEAFNKISVIGKK, encoded by the coding sequence ATGAACCGATACAAGACCAAAGCCGTTTTCAAGCCCCTGCTCCTTACTGCGCTGCTGGCCGCCTCAGCAAGCCTCTCGGCGCAGGCCACCACACTGGTGTTCGGCAACAACGGCGAACCCGTCAGCCTGGAGTCCGGTAACATCACCGACGGCATCTCCATTCTGGTCCAGCATCAGATCTACGACACGCTGGTGCATTTCAAGGACGGCACCACCACCACCATTCCGGGCCTGGCGACTTCCTGGAAGGCCAACGCCGACGCCACCTCGTGGACCTTTAATCTCCGCAAGGGCGTCAAGTTTCAAGACGGCACCCCGTTTAATGCCGACGCAGTGGTATTTAACTGGCAGCGCTTCTTCGATCCCAAGAACCAGTACGGCTACCGCGACCAGGGCCGCACCTACGAGATCGTGGGGCAACTGCTGGGCGGCTTCAAGGGCGAGAAGGGAGCCGTCATCAAGGACATCGTCAAGGTAGACGACTCCACCGTGCGCTTCGACCTGAACATGCCCAGCTCAGTGCTGCCCGATGTGGTCGGGGCCGGGTACTTCGGCATCGCCTCGCCAGCGGCCATCAAGAAGGACGGCGGCAAGTACGGCACGCCCAACAGCACCCCGGTGGGCACCGGACCCTTCAGCTTCGTGTCGTGGAAGACCGGTGACCGCGTGACCCTGAAAGCCAACACCGCTTACTGGGGTGCCAAGCCCAAGGTGGACACCCTGGTCATCCGCTCGATCAAGGACGCCTCGCAGCGCCTCAACGAACTCAAGGCCGGAACCATCGACTTCACGGCGGACCTCTCGCCAGACAGCCTCAAGGACGTGACCAGCGACAAGACCCTGGCCGCCGTCAAAAAGCCCAGCTTCAACGTGGGTTTTCTGAGCCTCAACAACGCCAACCAATACCTCAAGAACGACAAGGTGCGCCAAGCGATCAGCATGGCGATCAACAAGAAGGCCATCGTGGACGCTTTCTGGAACGGCCTGGGCGTGTCGAACACCAGCTTTTTGCCGCCGGTCCTGAGCTGGGCCAACTCCAAGAATGTCCCCGCCGACTACAAGTACGACCCTGCCGCCGCCAAGAAGATGCTGGCCGACGCCGGATACGCCAACGGTATCAGCCTGGACCTGTGGTACATGCCGGTGAGCCGTCCGTACTTCCCCAACCCCAAGCCGATTGCCGAGGCGATGGCGGCTGACCTGTCGGCCATCGGCATCAAGGTGAACCTCAAAACGGAAGACTGGGCCAAGTACCTGGAAGACCGCAACAAGGAACCCGGCTTCGACATGTACATGATCGGCTGGACCGGGGACTACGGCGACCCCGACAACTTCTACGCCGCCTACTACGGCCCCAACGCCGCCGACGACATCAACTTCAAGTCGCCGGAACTCAACACGCTGCTCGACCAGGGCCGCGCCGCCGTGGGTCAGGCCGCCAAGGCCAAGATCTACTCGCAGATTCAGGACATCACCTACAAGGCCAACTACCGCCTGCCGATCGTACACAGCCAGCCGCTGGCCGCCCGGCGCACCTACGTGCAAGGCTGGGTGCCCAGTCCGCTGGGCAGCGAAGCCTTCAACAAAATTTCTGTCATCGGTAAGAAGTAA
- a CDS encoding ABC transporter ATP-binding protein gives MLELRGVHTYYGHIHALKGIDAVVPDGEIVALIGGNGAGKTTTLRTISGMLRPKQGSVIMQGKDISGIPAHQIMQMGMSHVPEGRRIFPQLTVRENLEIGAHTVTDRKVIEERIQEGFTYFPRLKERENQLGGTMSGGEQQMLAIARALMVNPKLLLLDEPSMGLSPLFVEAIFDIIVELNAKRKTTILLVEQNAQMALSVAKTAYVLQTGEVKLSGNASDIAEDESVRKAYLGED, from the coding sequence ATGCTTGAACTCCGGGGCGTTCACACCTACTACGGCCACATTCACGCCCTCAAGGGCATCGACGCGGTGGTGCCCGACGGCGAGATCGTCGCCCTGATCGGCGGCAACGGCGCGGGCAAGACCACCACCCTCAGGACCATCAGCGGGATGCTCCGGCCCAAGCAGGGCAGCGTGATCATGCAGGGCAAGGACATCTCCGGCATTCCCGCCCACCAGATCATGCAGATGGGTATGAGCCACGTGCCGGAAGGACGGCGGATTTTTCCGCAACTGACCGTGCGCGAGAATCTGGAAATCGGAGCGCACACCGTCACCGACCGCAAAGTCATCGAGGAGCGCATTCAGGAAGGGTTTACCTACTTCCCGCGCCTCAAGGAACGCGAGAACCAGCTCGGCGGCACCATGTCCGGCGGCGAGCAGCAGATGCTGGCGATTGCCCGCGCGTTGATGGTCAATCCCAAGCTGCTGCTGCTGGACGAACCGAGCATGGGCCTCTCGCCCCTGTTCGTGGAAGCGATTTTCGACATCATTGTGGAGCTGAACGCCAAGCGCAAAACCACCATTCTGCTGGTCGAGCAAAACGCCCAGATGGCGCTGAGCGTCGCCAAGACCGCCTACGTGCTGCAAACCGGCGAGGTCAAGCTGTCGGGTAACGCCTCCGACATCGCCGAGGACGAGAGCGTGCGCAAGGCCTACCTGGGCGAGGACTGA
- a CDS encoding ABC transporter ATP-binding protein, giving the protein MTAAARPNLGKPAASGTILSIKGLTKIFGGLTAVNNVDLEIPRQSIVSVIGPNGAGKTTFFNMITGIYEPSSGTVNLDGDNLVGLRPDQVTAAGIARTFQNIRLFASMDSQENVMVGRHSRLKAGYIDSLLRTKRFHESEKEAEDVANLMLDFVGLGRFRHELATNLPYGDQRKLEIARALATSPKLVLLDEPAAGMNPRETEELKSLIRRIRDDLGVTVCLIEHDMRLVMTLSEYITVLDYGSKIAEGLPHEVRNNPKVMEAYLGRGAAAGEYGKEETVKGGGANA; this is encoded by the coding sequence ATGACGGCTGCTGCGCGTCCAAATCTCGGAAAGCCAGCGGCTTCCGGTACCATTCTCAGCATCAAAGGGCTGACCAAAATTTTCGGCGGCCTGACAGCGGTCAACAACGTTGATCTGGAGATTCCGCGCCAGAGCATCGTCAGTGTAATCGGCCCCAACGGCGCGGGAAAAACCACTTTCTTCAATATGATCACCGGCATCTACGAGCCGTCCAGCGGCACGGTAAACCTCGATGGAGACAACCTGGTGGGGCTCAGGCCCGATCAGGTCACGGCGGCTGGCATCGCCCGCACCTTCCAGAACATCCGGCTGTTCGCCTCGATGGACAGCCAGGAAAACGTGATGGTGGGCCGCCACTCGCGCCTCAAGGCCGGATACATCGACTCGCTGCTGCGGACCAAGCGCTTTCACGAATCCGAGAAAGAGGCCGAGGACGTCGCCAACCTGATGCTCGACTTCGTCGGCCTGGGCCGCTTCCGGCACGAACTGGCCACCAATCTGCCCTACGGCGACCAGCGCAAGCTCGAAATCGCCCGCGCCCTGGCGACCAGTCCCAAACTGGTGCTGCTCGACGAACCGGCGGCGGGCATGAATCCGCGCGAGACAGAAGAACTCAAGAGCCTGATCCGGCGCATCCGCGACGATCTGGGCGTCACCGTCTGCTTGATCGAGCACGACATGAGGCTGGTCATGACCCTGAGCGAATACATCACCGTGCTCGACTACGGCTCCAAGATCGCCGAGGGCCTGCCGCACGAGGTCCGCAACAACCCCAAGGTGATGGAAGCTTACCTGGGGCGCGGCGCGGCGGCGGGCGAGTACGGCAAGGAAGAGACGGTCAAGGGCGGAGGCGCGAATGCTTGA
- a CDS encoding branched-chain amino acid ABC transporter permease: protein MTAIRPGSQPPISAPDRSLALIILAVISSALLLVSQESAWLARLPSALANFLKNPLVASLVLTFFLANLLFAYRWKASLWAKLLVGGLSLFLILPWAGRDNTSVLDLAIQIGIFAALSLGLNIVVGLAGLLDLGYIAFFAVGAYTWGIFGSGQIGKVLTYFKDNSANNGPVVAVGGLVLLIVTALSLRTINRVKGKRTPVANWAFLLAALGLVIGVILLARGVVMLVAANASGLPNGINPNFFWLFLILAIAAAASVGVLIGLPVLKLKGDYLAIITLGLGEVIRVLANNLGTYTNGSQGITPIGSASVPWFNSLAGAIGFTPDQYNLFFLYFVVLIIIAVIILANMRLDRSKIGRAWIAIREDEIAAQAMGVPLVQTKLIAFATGASFAGIMGVIFAAKQGFISPESFILNQSISVLSMVVLGGLGSIPGVILGAAVVTILNISLLPSLGEATASLNIPPQVNPAQLQRLVFGSILVAMMLFRPEGLLPSVRQRRMMHEDDNPSDNLTPQDSIAGELNPENAAEVYSPGIATRADDERGGGTQ from the coding sequence ATGACGGCCATCCGTCCAGGCTCGCAGCCGCCCATCAGTGCGCCTGACCGCAGCCTGGCGCTGATCATTCTGGCCGTCATCAGCAGCGCACTGCTGCTGGTCAGCCAGGAAAGCGCCTGGCTCGCGCGCCTGCCTTCAGCGCTGGCCAATTTCCTCAAGAATCCGCTGGTCGCCTCGCTGGTGCTCACCTTCTTTCTGGCCAATCTGCTGTTCGCCTACCGCTGGAAAGCCAGCTTGTGGGCCAAATTGCTGGTCGGTGGGCTGAGTCTGTTCCTGATCTTGCCGTGGGCCGGTCGCGACAACACCTCGGTGCTCGACCTCGCCATCCAGATCGGCATCTTCGCCGCGCTGTCGCTGGGCCTCAACATCGTGGTGGGGCTGGCCGGGCTGCTCGACCTGGGCTACATCGCCTTCTTCGCCGTGGGAGCCTACACCTGGGGCATCTTCGGCAGCGGGCAGATCGGCAAGGTGCTGACCTACTTCAAAGACAACAGCGCCAACAACGGCCCGGTGGTGGCGGTGGGCGGCCTGGTGCTCCTGATCGTCACGGCGCTGAGCCTGCGGACCATCAACCGGGTCAAGGGCAAACGCACGCCCGTCGCCAACTGGGCTTTCCTGCTGGCGGCGCTGGGCCTGGTCATCGGGGTCATTTTGCTGGCGCGCGGCGTGGTCATGCTGGTGGCGGCCAACGCGTCAGGCTTACCGAACGGCATCAATCCCAATTTCTTCTGGCTGTTCCTGATTCTGGCCATCGCGGCGGCGGCCAGCGTCGGCGTACTGATCGGCCTGCCGGTGCTCAAGCTCAAAGGTGATTACCTCGCCATCATCACGCTGGGCCTGGGTGAGGTCATCCGGGTGCTGGCCAACAACCTCGGTACCTACACCAACGGCTCGCAGGGCATTACACCCATCGGTTCGGCCTCGGTGCCGTGGTTCAACTCACTGGCCGGAGCGATAGGCTTCACGCCAGACCAGTACAATCTGTTTTTTCTGTATTTCGTGGTGCTGATTATTATTGCGGTCATCATTCTGGCCAACATGCGGCTTGACCGCTCCAAGATCGGGCGGGCCTGGATCGCCATCCGCGAGGATGAGATCGCTGCGCAGGCGATGGGCGTACCGCTGGTGCAGACCAAGCTGATCGCCTTCGCAACGGGGGCCAGCTTCGCAGGCATCATGGGCGTGATTTTTGCGGCCAAGCAGGGCTTTATCAGCCCCGAATCGTTCATCCTCAACCAGTCCATCTCGGTGCTGAGTATGGTGGTGCTGGGCGGCCTGGGCAGTATTCCCGGCGTGATTCTGGGAGCCGCCGTCGTCACCATCCTCAACATTTCCCTCCTGCCCTCGCTGGGTGAGGCCACCGCCAGCCTCAACATCCCGCCGCAGGTCAATCCGGCGCAGCTCCAGCGCCTGGTGTTCGGCAGCATTCTGGTCGCCATGATGCTGTTTCGGCCCGAAGGACTCCTGCCCAGCGTTCGGCAGCGCCGCATGATGCACGAGGACGACAACCCAAGCGACAACCTGACGCCGCAAGACTCGATTGCCGGTGAACTCAACCCTGAAAACGCGGCGGAAGTCTACTCGCCGGGCATTGCCACACGGGCCGACGACGAGCGCGGCGGAGGAACCCAATGA
- a CDS encoding branched-chain amino acid ABC transporter permease — translation MDFATLAPFLVGVVVSGLVLGFVYAIIALGYTMVYGVLQLINFAHSEVFVTGAVVGFEIFRVLNGSEMNGYLKLLIALIAAMVASGLLNILIERLAYRPLRNAPRLVPLITAIGVSLILQDVIRIIEGFQGRFDLTYQLPTGFSTPFCGPDSTCPGVGKFLGTIGISLQVKEVIVVIVALLSLAALNYLVNFTKLGRAIRAVAQDRVTSGLMGIDANGIISLTFLIGGALGGISGVLFGLKFGTVNAYSGFDPGIIAFTAAVLGGIGSIPGAVLGGLVLGVIQNLIGVTNILGGALNIANLGVIDSSYQRIGAFLVLVLILIFKPTGLLGRSNVEKV, via the coding sequence TTGGACTTCGCAACACTCGCGCCGTTCCTGGTGGGCGTGGTCGTCAGCGGGCTGGTGCTGGGCTTCGTCTACGCCATCATCGCGCTGGGCTACACCATGGTGTACGGCGTCTTGCAGCTCATCAACTTCGCCCACTCGGAAGTCTTCGTCACCGGCGCGGTGGTGGGCTTCGAAATTTTCCGGGTTCTGAACGGCTCCGAGATGAACGGCTATCTCAAGCTGCTGATCGCACTGATCGCGGCGATGGTGGCCTCGGGGCTGCTCAATATCCTGATCGAGCGCCTGGCCTACCGCCCCCTCAGAAACGCGCCCAGGCTGGTGCCACTCATCACTGCCATCGGCGTCTCGCTGATCTTGCAAGACGTAATCCGCATCATCGAGGGCTTTCAGGGCCGCTTCGATCTGACCTACCAGTTGCCCACCGGCTTCAGCACGCCGTTTTGCGGCCCCGACAGCACTTGCCCCGGCGTCGGCAAATTCCTGGGCACCATCGGCATCAGCTTGCAAGTCAAGGAAGTGATTGTGGTCATCGTGGCGCTGCTCTCGCTGGCCGCCCTCAACTACCTGGTGAACTTCACCAAGCTGGGCCGCGCCATCCGCGCGGTGGCCCAGGACCGGGTCACCTCGGGACTGATGGGCATTGACGCCAACGGCATCATCAGCCTGACCTTTTTGATCGGCGGCGCGCTCGGCGGCATCAGCGGCGTGCTGTTCGGCCTCAAGTTCGGCACCGTCAACGCCTACTCGGGCTTCGATCCGGGCATCATCGCCTTCACGGCAGCCGTGCTCGGCGGCATCGGCTCCATTCCCGGCGCGGTGCTGGGCGGGCTGGTACTGGGCGTCATCCAGAATCTGATCGGCGTGACCAACATCCTGGGCGGCGCACTCAACATCGCCAACCTGGGTGTCATCGACTCGTCGTATCAGCGCATCGGGGCCTTCCTGGTGCTGGTCCTGATCCTGATCTTCAAGCCCACCGGCCTGCTGGGCCGCAGCAATGTGGAGAAAGTATGA